In Bactrocera oleae isolate idBacOlea1 chromosome 5, idBacOlea1, whole genome shotgun sequence, a genomic segment contains:
- the stnA gene encoding protein stoned-A: MLKLPKGLKKKKKKSKKDQELFTEEELEQYKRELKAKQEAAAAKSDAGESDAASDVEGLAPTAASTSTTAPAHTETTESNADTSANGGAAPAAATKSAEQNEEWAKFKALTSGVDSILHKTQDELDRIKKESFYQRLPSAAEKKRLEEEEAARREAERLEEERRKAAEFEAQRDKLAEAVVELSESEGEQDEEVDDIFATDYIEAITRGEVQLAVVPESPVLEFDDGPDPFDTAYAEKVIVGADKAKGNKKLVSLGAAVEVLSGRVDREHALALAKPKRKLRKGIQNLLLSESIDLADQEVEIVAAEPQKNLLDELVDDVPQSDAPIDLSVSLHLHLIQHKKPEEEEEEEAENDTGLPDLSEFDALKDDDDDEFAELAAESLTKKEEVKVITQIPLPQAEVLSEVVDADWAEFEQVPEEEATSEDKAKPARPPPPARPASGPHLVTGAIYISDDEEDYAADDPFNTAYAEQVIKKTTVLEEDDDFDPRAEEKSAPPVKPPPPAVNLLSQPTRDLLGGSATDLSKVGPAPIAPTQEVEEDPADFDPFDTSAVSAIVQPKATELKFLERELLPESNLKHSLSDPDFDPRADEPAPTPTRVVVAPSRPAAPPVQIQNNNPTIDFDTARRKSSLSLNIQSKSVGFLVSSQDLLGAANDGHGNKKPLTPYYAPTGSKETISEKEAEDPFDTSYVPEAKPSEVELKHLEEDLLTKNTLKHSLSDPDFDPRAPPTPVPAEELLAVKEDIKAKVLTPSQESKDLTDDAVEYIDPFDTSIASNLQPGRAELKLLESELLPPTVPQITTGVLDTQTDAQELGLGDKVLTPSVPVKQITLPEEVDPFDTSIAENLAPGATEIKLLESELIER, translated from the exons ATGCTTAAGTTACCAAAAGgcttaaaaaagaaaaagaagaagtcGAAAAAGGACCAAGAACTCTTCACCGAAGAGGAGCTCGAACAATATAAGCGCGAGTTAAAAGCTAAGCAGGAGGCAGCAGCTGCTAAATCGGACGCTGGTGAATCGGACGCAGCATCAGACGTTGAGGGTTTAGCACCAACTGCAGCATCCACTTCCACCACAGCTCCTGCGCATACTGAAACAACTGAGTCTAACGCGGATACTAGCGCTAACGGCGGCGCAGCGCCTGCCGCAGCTACAAAGAGTGCCGAACAGAACGAAGAGTGGGCCAAGTTTAAGGCGCTTACATCGGGAGTCGATTCTATTTTACATAAAACTCAAGACGAGTTAGATCGTATTAAGAAAGAGTCTTTCTATCAACGTTTACCGTCAGCGGCAGAGAAAAAACGACTCGAAGAAGAAGAAGCTGCACGTCGTGAAGCGGAACGTTTAGAAGAAGAACGTCGTAAAGCAGCTGAATTTGAGGCACAGCGTGACAAATTAGCCGAAGCTGTAGTTGAACTCTCCGAATCGGAAGGGGAACAAGACGAGGAGGTCGATGACATCTTCGCTACTGACTATATAGAAGCGATAACTAGAGGAGAAGTACAATTAGCTGTTGTACCTGAGTCGCCGGTATTAGAATTTGACGACGGTCCTGATCCTTTCGATACAGCATATGCAGAAAAAGTTATTGTTGGCGCAGATAAGGCTAAAGGTAATAAGAAACTCGTCAGTCTTGGTGCGGCGGTTGAAGTCCTCTCCGGACGTGTCGATCGTGAGCACGCACTTGCCCTTGCGAAACCGAAGCGTAAGCTACGAAAAGGTATACAGAACTTGTTGCTGAGCGAGAGTATTGATCTTGCCGATCAGGAAGTTGAAATAGTTGCTGCCGAACCACAGAAAAATTTACTTGACGAGCTTGTGGATGATGTACCACAGTCAGATGCACCAATAGATTTAAGTGTTTCATTACATTTGCATTTGATACAACATAAAAAACCAGAAGAAGAAGAGGAGGAGGAGGCGGAAAACGACACCGGTTTACCGGATTTGTCAGAATTCGATGCACTTAAagacgatgatgatgatgagttTGCTGAATTAGCAGCCGAATCGTTAACTAAAAAAGAAGAAGTAAAAGTTATAACTCAGATACCACTTCCTCAAGCCGAAGTACTTTCGGAAGTTGTAGACGCAGATTGGGCAGAATTTGAACAAGTACCCGAAGAGGAAGCAACAAGTGAAGACAAag CTAAACCAGCACGTCCTCCACCACCAGCTAGACCTGCCTCTGGGCCGCACTTAGTTACAGGTGCCATATACATAAGTGACGACGAAGAAGACTACGCCGCTGACGATCCATTCAATACTGCATATGCTGAGCAAGTCATCAAAAAGACTACCGTACTAGAAGAAGACGACGACTTTGATCCACGTGCCGAAGAAAAATCTGCACCGCCTGTTAAACCACCACCACCAGCTGTAAACTTATTATCACAACCAACCCGTGATTTGTTGGGTGGCAGCGCTACTGATTTGTCTAAAGTTGGTCCCGCTCCCATAGCACCTACACAGGAGGTTGAGGAAGACCCTGCTGATTTTGATCCGTTCGATACCTCTGCAGTCAGTGCAATCGTTCAACCCAAGGCGACGGAACTAAAGTTCTTGGAGCGTGAACTCCTACCTGAAAGTAATCTTAAGCATTCACTTAGTGATCCAGACTTTGATCCACGTGCAGACGAGCCGGCACCCACTCCAACAAGGGTTGTAGTAGCGCCATCTCGTCCGGCCGCACCACCTGtgcaaattcaaaataataatccGACTATTGATTTTGATACTGCACGACGCAAGTCTTCCCTAAGTTTGAATATCCAATCAAAAAGTGTTGGCTTCTTGGTATCTTCACAAGATTTGCTCGGTGCCGCGAATGACGGTCACGGTAACAAGAAACCATTGACACCTTATTACGCACCGACTGGATCCAAAGAAACAATTAGTGAAAAGGAGGCAGAAGATCCATTCGACACCTCATACGTACCAGAAGCAAAACCCAGTGAGGTTGAACTGAAGCATCTCGAAGAAGATTtactaacaaaaaacacactaaAACATAGTCTATCCGATCCCGATTTCGATCCACGTGCGCCACCCACACCTGTACCAGCAGAAGAGCTATTAGCAGTAAAAGAAGACATAAAGGCCAAGGTACTGACGCCGTCTCAAGAGAGTAAAGATCTAACAGACGACGCTGTTGAGTATATAGACCCGTTTGACACATCTATTGCTTCTAATTTGCAACCAGGCAGAGCAGAGCTAAAACTTTTGGAGAGTGAATTGCTACCTCCTACAGTTCCACAAATCACGACTGGTGTGCTTGATACACAGACAGACGCACAAGAACTCGGTCTAGGCGACAAGGTGTTAACACCTTCGGTACCTGTAAAACAAATTACACTTCCCGAAGAAGTTGACCCGTTTGATACTTCAATTGCGGAGAATTTGGCACCAGGCGCAACCGAAATTAAGTTATTGGAGAGTGAATTAATTGAGCGTTAA